AAGATTATTGAGTCAGGCGCGACGAGAGATGTTTTAAAAGAGCCTCTACATCCATATACTCAAGCGCTGGTTTCAGCTATACCAGACCCGAATCCTGAGAATAGGTTGAAGTATAGGGATGTTCCGGCTGGAGAGCCGCCGAGCCCAATGGCCCCTCCCTCGGGTTGTAGGTTTCATCTACGTTGCCCACATTTTATAGCTGGTAAATGTGATGTTTTGGAACCTCAGCTAACCAAATCTAAGAATAACTATGTGGCCTGCCACCTTTACTCTTAGTGGACGATGTTACGACATATGACAACCAACGAAAGCACCAGGCACTAAAGCCTTATCGTAACATCATCCTTTTAGTGTAGCGTAAAGAACTTATGTGAGTTTTGGCGAAGGTATATGTGTGGTGAGAGTTTGGCTCCACTTACAGTAAAGGTTAGAGATGCGATGGATACTAAGCTTGTGAAGATCGAGAAAGATAGACCAGCTATAGAGGCGCTTAAGCTGATGATCGATAACGGAGTCTGGTCTGTAGTTGTAACCGACAAAGGGGTTATAGTGGGCGTGATGACTGAAAGAGACTTCATAAGGCGTTGCATACTTAAAGGCCTTGACCCCAATAAGACGCCTGTGGAGAAGCTGATGAGCTGCCCCCTGATAACGATTGAGGCGGATAGACCACTCGGCGAAGCCCTTCAACTCATGACGACAAAGGGTGTGAGAAGGCTCTTCGTAACCGAAGGCGGTAAGATAATAGGGAGAATAACACAAACAGAGTTGGTTGAGAAGACCCTAGACGTATTTATGGCTCTCTCATCGCTTCAGCGCCAGATGTAACCTAACCCAGTCTCCTATCAACCAGACGCTTCCAAGTCTTCCAAGTCTTCCTAGCGAAGGGTGGCGTTTCGCCGTGCTTTGCCAACCAGTCTCTAAGAAACGCTATCGTAGTTGGGTCAGCTGGGTAACCGCTGCCAAAGTCCCCATACCTTTCACGCAACCTAGCGATTTCTGCATCACGCTCAAACTTCGCTATAATTGAGGCTGCTGAAACGATAGGGTATGTCTTATCAGCCTCGTGCTCTGATATAACTTCGACCTTCCTCCTAAGTAGAGCAACTACATTCCTCTTAAATCGTTCGGGGTCGGTGTCTGGAGCGTCCACATACACCAGATCAGCCTCCAGTTCCTCGATAACCTTAGCTGCGGCTTCGGCTTCAAGCAGATTAAGCCTAATGAACTTCTTCCTCCTCGCAACATACTTATCGACCTCCTCGGGTGGAACCTTTACTGAAACAACTTTGTATGCAAGATCTTTGATGAGAGGGTAGAGTCTCGCTCTTGCTGCTGGCGAGAGTGTCTTGGAGTCTCTAACGCCTATCTCAACAAGTTTGCTTAACTTGCTCTCCTCAACCGCGACACCAGCCAAGACCAGCGGTCCTATGATGCATCCTCTGCCAGCGTCGTCGACTCCACCAACTAATCTTTCACTCAATGCCCTGCACCCAGTAGGTTGAGGACTGCCTCTAAGATCTTTGATGTAGCTTCGTCTGAGCGATAAATGTCTATCTCTACAACCTCAACCTCAGCCGATGCCCTTAGCTCATCAGCCAGAGGGTCACGTATATGTTTATGTATAACGCCAACCATAGGCTTACCAGAATCCACAACTTCCTTGACCGCTTTGCGAAACTCTGGGCTAGCCATTTCCATCGGCCCTATCTCGTCACAAACGATTAAGTCGCAGCTCCGCGCAGCTTCAATGAGTGCTTTTGCTGCCAGATCTGATAGCGCCTTCAGATTAACCCTATACTTTCCTACTCTGGGTCCCATCTTCTGCTCTACTGAGGCCAAGATATCTCTGCTGCCTGATAATAGGTCGACGATTTCGAAGCCCACTCTAATTCCTCTAATCCTCTTTTCTGCAGCAACTACCCCACCGATAGAGTAGCCTCTTGCCCTCACGGCATTCACAATCTTCATTAGCGCTGTTGTCTTGCCACAGCCGGGTTCTCCTGTTAGCAGCCAGATTCTTTTAGCCAAATTTATGCGCCTCTGAACTACGGAATACCCTCTTATTATAGGCGACGCGGTATTAATTTAGATTTAGCATTGTACCAAAATAGTTAATTCTGGTTGGCTAGAGAAGTTTGGTGTTGGCTGGATCCCACGTGCACACCGATCTAAAGGTCTTAGAAGATGAGATCTCTTCCCTCAAACATGAGAGGAGAAAGCTAATAGAGGAGATCAAAGGTATACAAGAGGAAAGGCGAAATGTTTTAGCGAGCTTAAAAGAGATAAGCAATCAGCTCAAGGAGCAAAGGGATCTAAGAGATAATGAGTTAAATGGGTTAAGACAGTTGATCGAAGAAAGTAAACAGATTAGAGCCAAGATGCAAGAAAGCTTACATACACTTGCTACAGGCAGAAAAGAGATTGCCGCAGCGAGGCGAATCAATAAAGAGGAGACTTCTGAAGAGTTGGAGCGGGCTATAGCTGAGTTAGAGTGGAGGCTGCAGACCGAGAGGTTAACCAGAGAGCAGGAGAAGGCTCTCCTGCTAAGGATAAAGGAGATGCATTTGAGAAAAGCGGAGATCAAGCAGAGGGAGGCTGCGTTAGATAAGCTCAAGCAGCTCTCAGTGGAATCGACCAATCTTTCGGAGAGATTAAAGGAGGTTAGAGCTAGGATCGATGAAGCGAAGAGGAAAATAGAGGCGACGAAGGATGCTATCTCCAAGCTGCTTGAAAGGCGAGAAAGTCTGCAAAGCGAGCTAGAGCGGCTGAACAGATCCCTTCAAGAGAAGGAGCAGCAGCTAGACAACTTACAGACCAAACTGCTAGCAAACCTCGCGAAGCGAAGAGAGCTGGTGGAAGCCAAACGCCAAGAAGA
The Nitrososphaerota archaeon genome window above contains:
- a CDS encoding CBS domain-containing protein, which translates into the protein MCGESLAPLTVKVRDAMDTKLVKIEKDRPAIEALKLMIDNGVWSVVVTDKGVIVGVMTERDFIRRCILKGLDPNKTPVEKLMSCPLITIEADRPLGEALQLMTTKGVRRLFVTEGGKIIGRITQTELVEKTLDVFMALSSLQRQM
- a CDS encoding ribonuclease HII; its protein translation is MSERLVGGVDDAGRGCIIGPLVLAGVAVEESKLSKLVEIGVRDSKTLSPAARARLYPLIKDLAYKVVSVKVPPEEVDKYVARRKKFIRLNLLEAEAAAKVIEELEADLVYVDAPDTDPERFKRNVVALLRRKVEVISEHEADKTYPIVSAASIIAKFERDAEIARLRERYGDFGSGYPADPTTIAFLRDWLAKHGETPPFARKTWKTWKRLVDRRLG
- a CDS encoding NTPase, with translation MAKRIWLLTGEPGCGKTTALMKIVNAVRARGYSIGGVVAAEKRIRGIRVGFEIVDLLSGSRDILASVEQKMGPRVGKYRVNLKALSDLAAKALIEAARSCDLIVCDEIGPMEMASPEFRKAVKEVVDSGKPMVGVIHKHIRDPLADELRASAEVEVVEIDIYRSDEATSKILEAVLNLLGAGH